In Methylomagnum ishizawai, one DNA window encodes the following:
- a CDS encoding ABC-F family ATPase has protein sequence MLTTANLTIQFGAKPLFENVSVKFGDGNRYGLIGANGCGKSTLMKILGGDLEPTAGNVSLDAHERLGKLRQDQFGFEEYTVIDTVLMGHAELWRVKAERERLYSLPEMSEDEGMRVADLEILFAELDGYTAESRAGELLLGVGIPLEQHYGLMGAVAPGWKLRVLLAQALFSDPDILLLDEPTNNLDINTIRWLENVLNDRNSTMVIISHDRHFLNSVCTHIADLDYGELRVYPGNYDDYMIASTQARERLLADNAKKKAQIAELQTFVSRFSANASKAKQATSRARQIDKIKLDEVKPSSRVNPFIRFNQKKKLYRLALEVKDLAQGYGAEPLFQGLDLMVEVGERVAVIGPNGIGKTTLLRSLVGELPPDRGTVKWSENVNLAYFAQDHAADFSTDMSLFDWMDQWKQEGDDEQSVRATLGRLLFSQDEIKKPVRVLSGGEQGRMLFGKLMLQQANVMVMDEPTNHLDMESIESLNTALEQYPGTLIFVSHDREFVSSLATRIIELTPQGVVNYSGNYEDYLTSQGVQ, from the coding sequence TTGTTAACCACAGCGAACCTCACCATCCAATTCGGGGCCAAGCCCCTGTTCGAGAACGTCTCCGTCAAATTCGGCGACGGCAACCGCTACGGCCTGATCGGGGCCAACGGCTGCGGTAAATCGACCCTGATGAAAATCCTGGGCGGCGATTTGGAACCCACCGCCGGCAATGTCTCGCTCGATGCGCACGAGCGCCTGGGCAAACTGCGCCAGGATCAATTCGGTTTCGAGGAATACACCGTCATCGATACCGTACTGATGGGCCATGCCGAACTCTGGCGGGTCAAGGCCGAGCGCGAACGGCTGTACTCGCTGCCCGAGATGAGCGAAGACGAGGGCATGCGGGTCGCCGACCTGGAAATCCTGTTCGCCGAACTCGACGGCTACACCGCCGAATCCCGCGCCGGGGAATTGCTCCTGGGCGTCGGCATCCCGCTGGAACAGCACTACGGCTTGATGGGCGCGGTCGCTCCCGGCTGGAAATTGCGGGTGTTGCTGGCCCAAGCCTTGTTTTCCGATCCCGATATCCTGTTGCTGGACGAACCTACCAACAACCTCGACATCAACACCATCCGCTGGCTGGAAAACGTGCTGAACGACCGCAATAGCACCATGGTCATCATTTCCCACGACCGCCATTTCCTCAACAGCGTCTGCACCCATATCGCCGACCTGGATTACGGCGAACTGCGGGTCTATCCCGGCAACTACGACGATTACATGATCGCCTCGACCCAGGCGCGGGAACGGCTCCTGGCCGACAACGCCAAGAAGAAGGCCCAGATCGCCGAATTGCAGACCTTCGTCAGCCGGTTTTCGGCCAATGCCTCCAAAGCCAAGCAAGCCACTTCCCGCGCCCGCCAGATCGACAAGATCAAGCTGGACGAAGTGAAACCGTCCAGCCGGGTCAATCCCTTCATCCGCTTCAACCAGAAGAAGAAGCTGTATCGCTTGGCGCTGGAAGTGAAGGATTTGGCCCAGGGCTATGGCGCGGAACCTTTGTTCCAGGGCTTGGATTTGATGGTGGAAGTGGGCGAGCGGGTGGCGGTGATCGGTCCCAACGGCATCGGCAAAACCACCTTGCTGCGGAGCCTGGTCGGCGAACTGCCGCCGGACCGGGGTACGGTGAAATGGTCGGAAAATGTGAACCTGGCCTATTTCGCCCAGGACCACGCGGCGGATTTTTCCACCGACATGAGCCTGTTCGACTGGATGGACCAATGGAAACAGGAAGGCGACGACGAACAATCGGTGCGGGCGACCTTGGGCCGCTTGCTGTTCTCGCAGGATGAAATCAAGAAGCCGGTGCGGGTGCTATCGGGCGGCGAGCAAGGCCGGATGCTGTTCGGCAAACTGATGCTGCAACAGGCCAATGTCATGGTGATGGACGAACCCACCAACCATCTCGACATGGAATCCATCGAATCGCTGAACACCGCCTTGGAACAATATCCCGGCACTTTGATCTTCGTCAGCCACGACCGCGAATTCGTGTCCTCGCTGGCGACCCGCATCATCGAATTGACCCCGCAAGGCGTCGTCAACTACAGCGGGAATTATGAGGATTATTTGACCAGCCAGGGTGTGCAATAG
- a CDS encoding NAD-dependent epimerase/dehydratase family protein — protein sequence MSAGINLVTGATGHLGANLVRRLLEEGESVRVMLRAGRDNGALDGLDVERVQADLRDASAVSQAVRGCTRVYHCAALVSTIEGDAAHKREIYDTNVGGTRHILAAAREHGVEKVVVSGSLSATGYEPDRASHEDMPFYPFERHLPYGFTKHLTEHECLKAHADGLNVVVATSCAIIGPHDYVPSRMGRVLVDFAHGKLRAYIPGGFEFVSAWDVAEGHLLAMRQGRSGQKYIFSTAYASVDDLLGLFREVTGRPLPRLKLPPQVMAAVAEVADKTWFRLFPNQPRRFTPAAVRLLTLRRQAGHDKARRELGYQPTGLRPAVESAYQDFVRRGVIVPAQ from the coding sequence ATGAGCGCCGGTATCAATCTCGTCACCGGAGCCACCGGCCATCTCGGGGCCAATCTGGTCCGCCGCCTGCTCGAAGAGGGCGAAAGCGTCCGGGTGATGCTGCGGGCCGGGCGCGACAACGGCGCCCTGGATGGGCTGGATGTGGAGCGCGTCCAAGCCGATTTGCGCGATGCTTCCGCCGTCTCGCAGGCCGTGCGGGGCTGTACCCGCGTCTACCATTGCGCCGCCCTGGTCTCGACCATCGAGGGCGACGCCGCCCATAAGCGCGAGATTTACGACACCAATGTCGGCGGCACCCGCCATATCCTGGCGGCGGCGCGGGAGCATGGCGTCGAAAAAGTGGTGGTGTCGGGTTCTTTAAGCGCCACCGGCTACGAACCCGACCGCGCCAGCCACGAGGACATGCCGTTCTATCCGTTCGAGCGCCATCTGCCCTACGGTTTCACCAAGCATCTGACCGAACACGAATGCCTCAAGGCCCATGCCGATGGGCTGAACGTGGTGGTCGCCACTTCCTGCGCCATCATCGGCCCGCACGATTATGTGCCCTCGCGCATGGGCCGGGTGTTGGTCGATTTCGCCCATGGCAAGCTCAGGGCGTATATCCCCGGTGGGTTCGAGTTCGTCTCGGCCTGGGATGTCGCCGAAGGCCATCTCCTCGCCATGCGCCAGGGCCGTTCCGGGCAGAAATACATCTTCAGCACCGCCTATGCCTCGGTGGATGATTTGCTCGGCCTGTTCCGCGAGGTCACGGGCCGTCCCCTGCCCAGGTTAAAGCTGCCGCCACAGGTGATGGCCGCTGTGGCCGAGGTGGCGGATAAAACCTGGTTCCGCCTCTTTCCCAACCAGCCCCGCCGCTTCACCCCGGCGGCGGTGCGTCTCCTGACCCTGCGCCGCCAGGCCGGCCACGACAAGGCCCGGCGCGAACTGGGCTACCAGCCCACCGGATTACGCCCGGCGGTCGAGTCCGCCTATCAAGATTTCGTGCGCCGCGGCGTGATTGTCCCGGCCCAGTAA
- a CDS encoding Rieske 2Fe-2S domain-containing protein, which translates to MSSAQTQSPPPIFTDAKTTRQKARSAGLDPDRWYVVEYDKAVKKGQVKEVVFWNNSIALYRDEEGQLNAVQNRCPHRHLKLTHGVVDKCHLRCVYHGWAFDREGKLVDYSHDSFGKPLIKTQLRTYPVRVRYGLIWLFPGDPALAEVHKIPEIPELSGDNPWASFAADFTWKTHHSMVIDNICDFAHAFLHRKYRPFIDAKLTHHEADDDRVYLTYDAYMAGGRVSGIFVDRNRVNTQSIELCYQYPYQWTNTGDSIKNWSFMLPINDRTTRAFFLFYFDAVTIPFLSVKTPKWLTQTVLNIAKPLVFKPILLEDGVALEAEQLGYEEHWDAPPIELNPVVPLFQKLTARKWEEYLARKTDGQNPAQPTEDGAQAAA; encoded by the coding sequence ATGAGTTCTGCCCAGACCCAAAGCCCACCGCCCATTTTCACCGACGCCAAAACCACCCGCCAAAAAGCCCGCTCCGCCGGTTTGGACCCCGACCGCTGGTACGTGGTGGAATACGACAAGGCGGTCAAGAAGGGCCAAGTCAAGGAAGTGGTGTTCTGGAACAATTCCATCGCCCTCTACCGCGACGAGGAAGGCCAACTCAACGCCGTGCAGAACCGCTGCCCGCACCGCCATCTCAAGCTCACCCATGGCGTGGTGGACAAATGCCATCTGCGCTGCGTCTATCATGGCTGGGCCTTCGACCGCGAGGGCAAGCTGGTGGATTATTCCCACGATAGTTTCGGCAAGCCCTTAATCAAAACCCAATTGCGGACCTATCCGGTGCGGGTGCGCTATGGCCTGATTTGGCTATTCCCCGGCGATCCGGCCTTGGCCGAGGTGCATAAAATTCCCGAGATTCCCGAATTGAGCGGCGATAATCCTTGGGCGTCGTTCGCGGCGGATTTCACCTGGAAAACCCATCATTCCATGGTGATCGATAATATCTGCGATTTCGCCCATGCCTTCTTGCACCGCAAATACCGTCCGTTCATCGATGCCAAACTGACCCATCACGAGGCCGACGATGACCGGGTCTATTTGACCTACGATGCCTATATGGCGGGCGGCAGGGTTTCCGGTATCTTCGTGGACCGCAACCGGGTTAATACCCAGTCCATCGAGTTGTGTTATCAATATCCCTATCAATGGACCAATACCGGCGATAGCATCAAGAACTGGTCGTTCATGCTACCGATCAACGACCGCACCACGCGGGCGTTTTTCCTGTTCTATTTCGACGCGGTGACGATTCCATTCCTCTCGGTGAAAACCCCGAAATGGTTGACCCAGACGGTGTTGAATATCGCCAAGCCCCTGGTATTCAAACCCATCCTGCTGGAAGACGGCGTGGCTCTGGAAGCCGAGCAACTGGGTTATGAGGAACATTGGGATGCCCCGCCCATCGAGTTGAATCCGGTGGTGCCGCTGTTCCAGAAACTGACCGCCCGCAAGTGGGAGGAATATCTGGCCCGCAAAACCGATGGTCAAAACCCGGCCCAACCGACCGAAGACGGAGCGCAAGCCGCCGCCTAA